A portion of the Sulfurospirillum diekertiae genome contains these proteins:
- a CDS encoding dienelactone hydrolase family protein produces the protein MLFMCATLSFAKEGFVTYVVDGKTYEGYYTTPSDEAPLVFIIHDWDGLNEYEMTRAKMLNALGYGAFAIDLFGQGVKPVTLEEKKALTNALYNDRAKMRKLLDAGYQAAKKEGANVSNAIGIGYCFGGAALLEMARMGTPLKGFAVFHGGLATPTGEDYTKTKGFILVLHGSADESVSLDEFTGLAKELEKTKLKHEMITYSGAPHAFTVFGTDRYREDADKKSWRRLVEFLGEMLSK, from the coding sequence ATGCTTTTTATGTGTGCGACCCTCTCGTTTGCCAAAGAGGGTTTCGTCACGTATGTTGTTGATGGAAAAACGTATGAGGGATACTATACTACACCTTCGGATGAAGCGCCGTTGGTCTTTATTATACACGATTGGGATGGACTCAATGAGTACGAAATGACACGCGCAAAGATGCTTAATGCTCTTGGGTATGGTGCTTTTGCCATAGACCTTTTTGGACAGGGTGTTAAACCTGTTACCCTTGAAGAAAAAAAAGCTTTAACCAATGCACTGTATAACGATCGAGCAAAAATGCGTAAACTCCTTGATGCAGGGTATCAAGCGGCTAAAAAAGAAGGTGCAAACGTTTCAAATGCCATAGGCATTGGTTACTGTTTTGGGGGTGCAGCACTTTTAGAAATGGCACGTATGGGAACACCTCTGAAAGGTTTTGCTGTTTTTCATGGTGGATTAGCAACACCAACAGGTGAAGATTATACGAAAACAAAAGGGTTTATTTTGGTTCTACACGGCTCAGCCGATGAGAGTGTCAGCCTCGATGAATTTACAGGACTGGCGAAAGAGCTTGAAAAAACAAAACTCAAACATGAGATGATCACGTACAGTGGTGCGCCGCATGCCTTTACTGTGTTTGGAACGGATAGATACAGAGAAGATGCTGATAAAAAATCATGGCGAAGATTGGTTGAGTTTTTAGGAGAGATGCTTTCAAAATAG
- a CDS encoding EAL domain-containing protein, protein MGNSVNNDQEQQDKIKFLTQELLRVQKNLVEQFYTDSLTRLPNLYQLRHDLEEGSDFTLIIANIDNFKLLNDFYGFVVGDFILESFAKSLKTELNEVPVYRIAGDEFAILVGKRMSFYLLKNYLTHLSKQLTHLKYAYAQTEIYVDCTLSSSASFTSDDIFSKVNMALKYAKKEQLKFWIYEDTMNFSQEYESNLKYATKVRKAIVDFSGIVPYFQPIIDNKTNEIIKFEALSRLVDEDGAIHSPHNFIPVAKMIKVYDKITMAIIDKSFQVFESHAYDFSINLSFEDIINQDIYDFIICKLRDSNMGHRVTFELLESEKVNDFNKVIHFFNEIKRYGAKVAIDDFGSGFSNFSYITKLSPDFIKIDGSLIKDIDQDKNAQIIVETIVDFSKKLGIKTVAEFVHSSTVLSTVKQLGIDYSQGYFIDMPSPHILK, encoded by the coding sequence ATGGGAAATAGTGTGAACAACGACCAAGAACAACAAGATAAGATCAAATTTCTTACACAAGAACTCCTCCGAGTGCAAAAAAATCTTGTTGAGCAGTTTTACACAGACTCACTAACACGCCTTCCCAACCTCTATCAGCTACGACATGACCTTGAAGAAGGGAGTGACTTTACGCTTATTATTGCAAACATTGACAACTTTAAATTACTGAATGATTTTTATGGCTTTGTTGTGGGCGATTTTATTTTAGAGTCCTTCGCAAAGAGCTTGAAAACAGAACTGAATGAAGTGCCTGTATACCGCATCGCTGGTGATGAGTTTGCCATATTAGTGGGTAAAAGGATGAGCTTTTATCTGCTTAAAAACTACCTGACCCATCTTTCTAAACAACTTACCCATCTGAAATATGCTTATGCACAAACCGAAATTTATGTAGACTGCACACTCTCTTCCAGTGCAAGTTTTACAAGCGATGACATTTTTTCTAAAGTCAATATGGCACTTAAATATGCCAAAAAAGAGCAGCTAAAATTTTGGATATACGAAGACACAATGAATTTTTCACAAGAGTATGAGAGCAATCTCAAATATGCGACTAAAGTGCGTAAAGCTATTGTAGATTTTTCAGGAATTGTGCCTTATTTTCAACCTATTATTGACAACAAGACCAATGAAATTATTAAGTTTGAAGCACTTTCACGTCTGGTGGATGAAGACGGTGCAATTCATTCACCGCACAACTTTATTCCTGTTGCAAAGATGATTAAAGTGTATGACAAAATTACGATGGCTATCATCGACAAAAGCTTTCAGGTTTTTGAATCCCATGCATATGATTTTAGCATTAACCTTTCGTTCGAAGACATCATTAACCAAGATATTTACGATTTTATTATCTGCAAATTACGTGATTCGAACATGGGACATAGAGTCACATTTGAGCTTTTAGAGTCTGAGAAGGTGAACGACTTTAACAAAGTGATCCATTTTTTCAATGAGATTAAACGCTATGGTGCCAAAGTGGCGATTGACGATTTTGGAAGCGGCTTTTCCAACTTTTCTTACATCACAAAACTCAGTCCCGATTTTATTAAAATAGATGGCAGTCTCATTAAAGACATCGACCAAGATAAAAACGCTCAAATAATTGTAGAGACAATCGTGGACTTTTCCAAAAAACTGGGCATTAAAACCGTTGCGGAGTTTGTTCATTCTAGCACGGTTCTCTCTACCGTCAAACAGTTGGGCATCGACTATTCTCAGGGCTATTTTATCGATATGCCTTCCCCTCATATTCTCAAATAA
- a CDS encoding P63C domain-containing protein, with translation MQKWVKRFPDEFFLLLDKIYVNPATSSRNRPKYYGKFINKYIYEPIERGYLKSKLDELNINDDKTRKARFHQWLTDFGASQLTLQLGKVMSMLEFSPNLDKFKENIRRQQGLTIQPKLFEDL, from the coding sequence ATTCAAAAGTGGGTTAAACGTTTTCCAGATGAGTTTTTTCTCTTGTTAGATAAAATTTATGTAAATCCAGCTACATCATCAAGAAATAGACCAAAATATTATGGGAAGTTTATTAATAAATATATTTATGAACCAATTGAAAGAGGATATCTTAAATCAAAACTTGATGAACTTAATATCAACGATGATAAAACTCGCAAAGCAAGATTTCATCAATGGTTGACAGATTTTGGTGCAAGTCAACTAACTTTGCAACTCGGTAAAGTTATGTCAATGCTAGAATTTTCTCCTAATTTAGATAAATTTAAGGAAAATATTAGAAGACAACAAGGTCTAACTATACAACCTAAATTATTTGAAGATTTATAA
- the trxC gene encoding thioredoxin TrxC: protein MKVICPSCLATNNVPKQEVYKKVNCGKCKASLLDPHPIALTSDNLEAVIESTDVPVIVDFWAPWCAPCKMFAPTFQQAARAYPLRVLFAKVDTEAEQFLASRFKIRSIPTLIVFKDGKEVERVSGALSDENLDRFVERFL from the coding sequence ATGAAAGTTATTTGTCCCTCTTGCCTTGCAACCAACAATGTCCCTAAACAAGAAGTTTACAAAAAAGTCAACTGTGGTAAGTGCAAAGCTTCCTTGCTCGACCCACACCCTATCGCACTCACCAGCGACAACCTTGAAGCAGTCATTGAAAGTACCGATGTTCCTGTCATTGTAGACTTTTGGGCACCATGGTGTGCGCCTTGCAAAATGTTCGCTCCCACTTTCCAACAAGCCGCACGAGCATACCCGCTTCGCGTTTTGTTCGCCAAAGTCGACACCGAAGCCGAGCAATTTTTAGCTTCACGTTTTAAAATTCGTTCTATCCCGACACTCATTGTCTTTAAAGATGGTAAAGAAGTCGAGCGTGTTTCAGGAGCATTGAGCGATGAAAATTTGGATCGTTTTGTGGAGAGGTTTTTGTAG
- a CDS encoding DUF4392 domain-containing protein: MRNFHTIEEIVLQHSTRNMDKIQAHFPNEHTKNAVNAFLKLDKGVVFIYTGFYVAGYAETDGPLGAYFLAKAFEKLGYTPVIITDSFCEDYFFDIKTLYIPIEGLETQEYEILLDTYKPVAHLSIERCGQNHEGLYLNSRGVDIKEFTAPVDELFKLGSKTAPSFGIGDGGNEVGMGSFAAVLKNKELFYDYCVIPCDYPMIASVSNWGGYGFIAELERVLHVNVLPSFEEVEQYLAFIVSKGSVDGIKRESVMSVDGKEWAIEPEILQALKDYATKG, encoded by the coding sequence ATGCGCAATTTTCATACAATTGAAGAGATCGTTCTTCAACACTCCACCCGCAATATGGACAAAATTCAAGCCCACTTTCCCAATGAACACACAAAAAATGCCGTTAATGCTTTTTTAAAACTAGACAAAGGTGTTGTTTTCATTTATACAGGTTTTTACGTCGCTGGTTACGCTGAAACCGATGGTCCTCTAGGTGCTTACTTTCTTGCAAAAGCTTTCGAAAAACTTGGCTACACGCCCGTTATCATCACCGATAGTTTTTGTGAGGATTATTTTTTCGATATCAAAACTCTCTACATCCCGATTGAGGGACTGGAGACTCAAGAGTATGAGATACTTTTAGACACCTACAAACCCGTAGCACATCTTTCCATCGAGCGTTGCGGTCAAAACCACGAAGGACTTTACCTCAACTCTCGCGGTGTTGATATCAAAGAGTTTACCGCGCCTGTGGATGAGCTTTTCAAACTCGGCAGTAAAACGGCTCCTAGCTTTGGTATAGGAGATGGTGGTAACGAAGTCGGCATGGGAAGCTTCGCTGCTGTGCTGAAAAATAAAGAACTTTTTTATGACTACTGTGTCATCCCATGTGACTACCCGATGATCGCTTCGGTCTCAAACTGGGGTGGGTATGGCTTCATTGCAGAACTTGAAAGAGTTTTACATGTAAACGTTTTACCGAGTTTTGAAGAGGTGGAGCAGTACCTTGCCTTTATCGTATCCAAAGGCTCAGTGGATGGCATCAAACGAGAGTCTGTCATGTCCGTTGATGGTAAAGAGTGGGCAATAGAGCCCGAGATTCTCCAAGCACTTAAAGATTACGCAACGAAAGGATAA
- a CDS encoding putative hydro-lyase, translating into MYPKELRSKIAKGEFTRPTAGECPGYIQMNMVALPREYAKRFEAFAKENSKAIPVLEIIHEGHLSKVLAPGADILNEIPKYNILKDGVVVETVTDITPYYNPDLVFFLIGCSFSFETALIENGMPLRHVDQQKNVAMYRTNIALKPVEGFAGEMVVSMRPIKKEKVADACVVTSHFPRMHGSPIQVGYPEMIGINDVSKPDYGDAIEIKADEIPLFWPCGVTPQNVITAMKLPFAITHAPGHMFVTDKKDSEYYE; encoded by the coding sequence ATGTATCCAAAAGAGTTACGATCTAAAATTGCTAAAGGTGAATTTACACGACCAACAGCAGGTGAATGTCCTGGGTATATCCAAATGAATATGGTAGCCCTTCCAAGAGAGTACGCCAAACGTTTTGAAGCGTTTGCAAAAGAAAATTCTAAAGCAATTCCTGTATTGGAAATTATTCATGAAGGACATCTCTCCAAGGTTTTGGCTCCGGGAGCTGACATTTTAAATGAAATTCCCAAATACAACATTTTAAAAGATGGCGTTGTGGTTGAAACCGTGACGGATATAACACCGTATTACAATCCTGATTTGGTCTTTTTCTTGATTGGGTGTAGCTTTTCGTTTGAGACGGCGCTTATTGAAAATGGTATGCCTCTACGTCATGTCGATCAGCAAAAAAATGTCGCCATGTACCGCACGAACATTGCCCTTAAACCCGTTGAAGGTTTTGCCGGTGAAATGGTGGTCAGTATGCGCCCTATCAAAAAAGAAAAAGTGGCAGATGCCTGTGTTGTCACCAGCCATTTTCCTCGTATGCACGGCTCACCGATACAAGTTGGGTATCCTGAAATGATCGGCATTAACGATGTTTCAAAGCCTGATTATGGTGATGCGATTGAAATTAAAGCCGATGAAATTCCACTCTTTTGGCCATGTGGTGTCACGCCTCAAAATGTCATAACCGCCATGAAACTTCCGTTTGCGATCACGCATGCCCCCGGACATATGTTTGTAACGGATAAAAAAGACAGCGAATATTACGAATAG
- a CDS encoding polysaccharide deacetylase family protein: MMRLILFLMLCWLPLSAVEYIKHYEIFVKQYQENDTLFLISRRFELSGVTFYLTTNTQTLQTKVLSLDASRLMPLDENFSKTPFAQQLTNATALATKGGATHATTEKDKAIYLTMDLCPSTKKGYESDFIEQLTKQNGTTPIAIAISSAWKDHHEKEFTALVNNPLLQITWVNHTHTHFYDPHLPERENFMLHVNTDVKAEILGVEKKLLEEGITPSVFFRFPGLVADEKLMRALRETYFLIPLSANAWIAKNEPIKAGSFILIHGNKNEPQGITMLEKKLPEVVKTYQFHTLQEAFVQ; the protein is encoded by the coding sequence ATGATGCGACTCATTTTATTTTTAATGCTGTGTTGGCTTCCATTGTCTGCCGTTGAGTATATTAAACACTATGAAATATTTGTCAAACAATACCAAGAGAATGACACTCTCTTCCTTATCTCACGCCGTTTTGAACTGAGTGGCGTAACCTTTTATCTGACGACAAACACACAAACCCTGCAAACCAAAGTCCTCTCACTCGATGCTTCAAGATTGATGCCTTTAGATGAAAATTTTTCAAAAACACCCTTTGCACAACAACTCACTAACGCAACTGCGTTAGCGACAAAAGGGGGCGCAACCCATGCAACCACTGAAAAAGATAAAGCCATCTATCTGACAATGGATCTTTGCCCTTCCACTAAAAAGGGGTATGAAAGTGATTTTATAGAACAGCTAACCAAACAAAATGGCACAACACCGATTGCTATTGCCATAAGCTCCGCATGGAAAGATCACCATGAAAAAGAGTTTACTGCCCTTGTGAACAACCCCCTTTTACAGATAACATGGGTAAACCATACACACACACATTTTTATGACCCACATCTTCCTGAGCGTGAAAATTTTATGTTACATGTAAACACCGATGTCAAAGCAGAAATCCTTGGAGTTGAGAAAAAACTCTTAGAAGAAGGTATCACACCCTCGGTCTTTTTTCGCTTTCCAGGCCTTGTGGCTGATGAAAAATTGATGCGAGCGCTTCGTGAGACCTATTTTTTAATTCCTTTGTCGGCCAATGCGTGGATTGCAAAAAATGAGCCCATTAAAGCAGGAAGTTTCATTCTCATTCATGGCAACAAGAATGAACCTCAAGGGATAACGATGTTAGAGAAAAAACTTCCTGAAGTGGTTAAAACCTACCAGTTTCACACGCTTCAAGAAGCATTTGTGCAGTAA
- a CDS encoding ester cyclase, which yields MSKQIKQIIEEYYDVLWNEKKLDQANRFLDPSLNFRGSLGMRVDSINGFCDYAKMLFSAFPNLYHVIEDIVIEGDKAAVRLVYTATHSGKLFGFEPTGNRIRYSGACFFKFENEKIVDAWVLGDLNALYGQLNAIEHR from the coding sequence ATGTCAAAACAGATAAAACAGATCATTGAAGAATATTACGATGTCCTGTGGAATGAGAAAAAGCTCGACCAAGCGAACCGTTTTTTAGACCCTTCCCTCAATTTTAGAGGTTCTTTGGGTATGAGAGTTGATAGCATCAATGGTTTTTGTGATTATGCAAAGATGCTTTTTAGTGCGTTTCCCAATCTTTACCATGTGATTGAAGATATTGTCATTGAAGGCGATAAAGCTGCCGTAAGACTTGTTTATACGGCAACACACTCTGGAAAACTCTTTGGATTTGAACCTACAGGAAATCGTATCCGTTACTCTGGAGCGTGTTTTTTTAAATTTGAAAATGAAAAAATTGTCGATGCATGGGTTTTAGGAGACTTAAACGCATTGTATGGGCAGCTTAATGCCATTGAACATCGTTAA
- a CDS encoding DMT family transporter, whose product MTYTKAFGITTLGMLLMSFESPLIKMTHVPAQNFTFYFGLCMFLTMNITLLSRHKNNIVSIYKNHLSTILWSGFCIGLSNLLFILAIKHTSVASAVFILSTGPLVSAMIAFIFFKQKTPRRTFGAIFFVFIGLSIILFNDLELGNMEGNLYAFGCVFAFVSMLSVLERDKEANRLACFGTGALIASLLAAVTAPIIVPDSYSLWIIVFMGALLTPLSRAFIGIGTKFLPSVEVALLTIIEPVLAPFWVWILMDEKPHINTLMGGAIIVTTLIVHSMMAHKEAKINDVQWH is encoded by the coding sequence ATGACCTACACAAAAGCCTTTGGGATTACAACTCTAGGCATGCTTCTTATGAGTTTTGAGTCACCCCTGATTAAGATGACGCATGTGCCTGCTCAAAATTTTACCTTTTACTTTGGGCTGTGTATGTTTTTAACGATGAATATCACCTTGTTGTCGAGGCATAAAAACAACATCGTTTCCATCTATAAGAATCATCTCTCTACCATTTTATGGAGTGGATTTTGTATAGGACTGAGCAATCTTTTATTTATTCTCGCCATCAAACATACTAGCGTTGCCAGTGCCGTGTTTATTTTAAGTACCGGACCATTGGTAAGTGCGATGATTGCGTTTATCTTCTTTAAACAAAAAACACCACGCCGTACCTTTGGAGCAATCTTCTTTGTTTTTATAGGGCTTTCTATTATTTTGTTCAATGACTTAGAACTTGGAAATATGGAAGGAAATCTTTACGCTTTTGGCTGTGTATTTGCCTTTGTATCGATGTTGTCCGTTTTAGAGCGAGATAAAGAGGCTAACCGCCTTGCCTGTTTTGGGACAGGAGCACTCATTGCTTCACTTTTAGCCGCTGTTACAGCACCGATTATTGTTCCCGATAGTTATTCACTTTGGATTATTGTCTTTATGGGAGCGTTGCTTACACCACTTTCACGTGCATTTATTGGGATAGGGACAAAGTTTTTGCCCTCTGTTGAAGTGGCACTTTTGACGATTATTGAACCCGTCCTTGCACCTTTTTGGGTGTGGATACTCATGGATGAAAAACCGCATATCAATACATTGATGGGAGGAGCCATCATCGTGACGACATTAATCGTTCATTCAATGATGGCACATAAAGAGGCAAAAATTAACGATGTTCAATGGCATTAA
- a CDS encoding VF530 family DNA-binding protein — MNNNEHNNNNPLHGVTLEKLVTELQAHYGWEKLDEMLRMNCFHVNPSINSCLKFFRKTPWAREKIEKLYINFRKNQTK, encoded by the coding sequence ATGAATAACAACGAACACAATAACAACAATCCCCTTCATGGTGTCACGCTCGAAAAGCTTGTCACTGAATTGCAAGCACATTATGGCTGGGAAAAACTCGATGAAATGCTACGCATGAACTGTTTTCATGTCAATCCTAGCATCAACTCATGCCTCAAATTTTTCCGTAAAACTCCTTGGGCACGAGAGAAAATCGAAAAACTCTACATCAATTTCCGTAAAAATCAAACGAAGTAA